A single region of the Nicotiana sylvestris chromosome 6, ASM39365v2, whole genome shotgun sequence genome encodes:
- the LOC104210455 gene encoding probable glutathione S-transferase parC, translated as MAEEVILLDCWCSMYGMRARIALAEKGVKYEYKEEDLNNKSPLLLEMNPIHKKVPVLIHNGKSICESLVIVQYIDEVWKGNGPLIPSDPYEKAQAWFWSDYMGNTVHEYAVKIWATKGEEQEQAVKDYLGGLKLIEGVLGDKPYFGGENFGFLDISLIGFYSWFLAYETFGKFSVEKECPKLILWVKRCLERDSVSKTLPDSEKVCEFAYEFGVE; from the exons ATGGCAGAAGAAGTGATTCTGTTGGATTGTTGGTGCAGTATGTATGGGATGAGGGCAAGAATTGCACTTGCAGAAAAAGGTGTGAAGTATGAGTACAAAGAAGAGGATTTGAACAATAAAAGCCCACTGCTTTTGGAAATGAACCCTATTCACAAGAAAGTCCCAGTCTTAATTCACAATGGGAAATCAATTTGTGAGTCACTTGTTATAGTCCAATATATTGATGAAGTTTGGAAAGGAAATGGTCCATTGATTCCTTCTGATCCTTATGAGAAAGCTCAAGCTTGGTTTTGGTCTGACTATATGGGTAATACC GTACATGAATATGCAGTGAAAATATGGGCAACAAAAGGAGAAGAGCAAGAACAAGCAGTTAAGGACTATTTAGGTGGACTTAAGTTGATAGAGGGAGTACTTGGTGACAAGCCTTATTTTGGAGGAGAAAACTTTGGATTTTTGGATATTTCTTTAATTGGTTTCTACAGTTGGTTTCTTGCCTATGAAACTTTTGGCAAGTTCAGTGTAGAGAAAGAATGTCCCAAACTGATTTTATGGGTTAAAAGGTGTTTGGAAAGGGACAGTGTCTCTAAAACTCTTCCTGATTCTGAGAAAGTTTGCGAGTTTGCCTATGAGTTTGGAGTGGAATGA